The Pandoraea vervacti DNA window GCGCGCGCATTTCTCAGTGGGGCGGGCCGCCACGGGGCGCCGCGCGACTCGCGCTAAGCACCGTCGTGCTGCCTCTGCACGCCGTGCGACGACAATGGGCTGACCGCACGGCGCGAATGCCACGAATGCCACGAACGTCCTGAACGCCTCGAATATGTCGCGAACGACTTATCGTGCCGGTGCCGGCAACGCCGGCGTTTCCGCCAGACGCTTGGCAAGGCCGTCGGCGATTTCCTTATGATTCGCCTGTCGGGCGAAATCGACCGCCGTCATCTTGAGCTGATTCTTCAGCCGCACATCCGCGCCGCCGTCGAGCAACACCTTGCACGTGGTGATATGACCGCCGCGCGCGGCCATCATCAGCGGGGTGGTGCCGTTAGGCGACTCGGCATCCACGTAGGCTGACGCGTCGAGCAACATCTTCACAATGTCGTCGTGACCGTTCGTCGCCGCATAGTGCAGCGGTGCCCAGCCCTTCTTGTTGACTTCGGCGTCCTTGTCGATGAGCAGCTTGACCATCGGCGTCAGGCCTTGCAGCGACGCAATCATCATTGCGTTCTCGCCGGCGCGATTGGTCGCTTCGAGATCCGTACGTTTGTCCTCGATCAGCAGCTTGGCGACGCCAACGGATTTCTCGCGCATGGCAATCACCAATAGCGGGTCCCCCTTCTCGTCCGTGGCATTCGGGTCGACACCCGCCTTGAGCGCCTGCTGGACAGCCTTGGTGTCGTCGAAGACAACGGCCTTGACGAGCGCCGTATTGGAAGTGGCGGCAGTGGCGCATGCGGTGAGC harbors:
- a CDS encoding ankyrin repeat domain-containing protein; the protein is MRKFSMIRAFTLMSVLWLTACATAATSNTALVKAVVFDDTKAVQQALKAGVDPNATDEKGDPLLVIAMREKSVGVAKLLIEDKRTDLEATNRAGENAMMIASLQGLTPMVKLLIDKDAEVNKKGWAPLHYAATNGHDDIVKMLLDASAYVDAESPNGTTPLMMAARGGHITTCKVLLDGGADVRLKNQLKMTAVDFARQANHKEIADGLAKRLAETPALPAPAR